The Sporosarcina ureae genome includes a region encoding these proteins:
- a CDS encoding CynX/NimT family MFS transporter: protein MEKERPSKHLHFPKSQWVLLAGILFLAATIRSPLTSVGPIIGNIRDQLQISNSLAGFLTTIPLLAFAIVSPFTPRIAKRFGMSRTLFYAMIILMLGIIMRSVGNSPLLLIGTFLIGVGIAFANVLLPSLLKLSFPLHIGLMTGLYSVSMSISATLASGIASPIANETVYGWQGALGIWGVITLLAIIVWIPQIRKKKEVIKSVQKNMKSKPALPMWRSPLAWSITIFMGLQSFLFYTTASWIPIVLQTNGMTADAAGWMLALVQLAQLPMMFIIPVVADKVRDQRILVAAVFACYLIGYGGVQFGSESLTALWMIFIGLGGGSAFGLAMMFFTLRTNTPDQAASISGMAQSIGYLLAAIGPVLFGILHDYTGSWTAPLYTFLVVAAIIFISGMYAGKKRYILLEPKQNMS from the coding sequence ATGGAAAAAGAACGACCAAGTAAACATTTACATTTCCCTAAGAGTCAGTGGGTGTTATTAGCAGGTATTTTATTTTTAGCCGCTACCATCCGTTCCCCACTAACTTCTGTCGGGCCTATTATTGGAAACATTCGTGATCAACTGCAAATCTCTAACTCGTTGGCTGGATTTCTAACAACTATCCCATTGCTGGCATTTGCTATTGTATCACCTTTTACACCACGTATTGCCAAACGGTTCGGTATGTCGAGAACACTTTTCTATGCAATGATTATTTTAATGCTAGGAATTATTATGCGTTCTGTAGGCAATAGTCCTTTGCTATTGATCGGTACATTTTTAATTGGGGTAGGAATCGCTTTTGCAAACGTCCTATTACCAAGTCTTCTTAAACTGAGCTTTCCCTTACATATCGGATTGATGACAGGACTGTACTCCGTGTCTATGAGTATATCTGCCACACTCGCTTCTGGTATCGCTTCTCCAATTGCCAATGAAACAGTTTATGGCTGGCAGGGCGCGCTAGGCATTTGGGGAGTCATTACGTTGTTAGCCATTATCGTATGGATACCGCAGATTCGCAAAAAGAAAGAAGTCATTAAATCAGTTCAGAAAAACATGAAGTCAAAACCTGCCCTGCCTATGTGGCGTTCCCCACTAGCCTGGAGCATCACGATTTTCATGGGTCTGCAATCATTCCTATTTTATACGACGGCATCGTGGATTCCTATTGTGTTACAAACGAATGGGATGACTGCTGATGCTGCTGGATGGATGTTAGCGCTTGTCCAGCTCGCACAATTGCCTATGATGTTTATCATACCAGTGGTCGCTGATAAAGTACGCGATCAACGCATCCTGGTCGCAGCTGTTTTCGCTTGCTATTTAATTGGCTACGGTGGTGTACAGTTTGGAAGCGAAAGCTTGACTGCACTTTGGATGATTTTCATCGGTCTAGGAGGCGGTTCAGCATTTGGACTCGCTATGATGTTCTTCACTTTACGTACCAACACACCAGACCAAGCGGCTTCCATTTCTGGAATGGCGCAGTCGATCGGCTACTTACTCGCAGCGATCGGCCCCGTGTTGTTCGGTATTCTTCACGACTATACGGGTTCATGGACGGCACCGCTTTATACCTTCTTAGTTGTTGCGGCTATAATATTCATCAGTGGAATGTACGCAGGGAAAAAGCGTTACATTTTGCTTGAACCTAAACAGAATATGTCGTAA
- a CDS encoding AEC family transporter has translation MEYLLIVFINVITPMLILLTIGVVLQLKFTFNVKALGNILTYCLIPAAVFMNLYHTVIDVEILIDVLLFVVLFTSTLIITGHLFSKLLRLNRQQTAVMKNSIVLINSGNYGLPVSQLVFHANPLGVSIQIVLIVYQNLLTYSYGLYNLVSSTQSGKDIVKQFLRMPIIHALWLGALLNLADIRLPQFIELPISHLSDAFIAIALITLGAQLAQIRVKTLWNRLIYLSAIGRLIISPTVALLLILLLGIDGITAQSLWIASSFPTSRNSSTLALEYDVESELAAQIVLFNTVASSFTVGVVIYLSSLLFG, from the coding sequence GTGGAGTACTTACTCATAGTCTTTATAAATGTTATCACACCTATGCTTATTTTATTAACAATTGGCGTAGTTTTACAATTAAAGTTTACTTTTAATGTTAAGGCACTGGGGAATATTCTGACATATTGTTTGATACCGGCCGCCGTTTTCATGAACTTATACCATACTGTCATAGATGTAGAAATCCTGATCGACGTATTACTGTTTGTTGTATTATTCACGAGCACTTTAATAATTACTGGCCATTTATTTAGCAAACTCTTGCGTTTGAATCGCCAGCAGACCGCCGTTATGAAAAACAGTATTGTTCTAATCAACTCAGGAAACTATGGATTACCTGTCAGTCAGCTAGTGTTTCATGCGAATCCACTTGGGGTTTCTATTCAAATTGTTTTGATTGTCTATCAGAACTTACTGACGTATTCATATGGTCTTTATAATCTTGTATCTTCTACGCAGTCAGGGAAAGACATTGTGAAACAGTTCCTAAGAATGCCGATTATTCATGCTTTGTGGCTAGGCGCTTTGCTAAACTTGGCAGATATTCGGTTGCCTCAGTTTATCGAATTGCCGATCAGTCATTTATCGGATGCTTTTATTGCGATCGCACTCATCACACTTGGTGCGCAGTTAGCGCAGATTAGGGTAAAGACACTATGGAACCGATTAATCTATTTAAGCGCTATCGGCCGACTAATTATCTCACCAACCGTGGCGTTATTGTTGATTTTACTTCTTGGGATAGATGGAATTACGGCTCAATCACTATGGATCGCCAGCTCATTCCCAACGTCGAGGAATAGCTCCACACTGGCACTGGAATACGATGTTGAATCCGAGCTAGCAGCACAAATCGTCTTGTTCAATACCGTAGCTAGTAGCTTTACAGTAGGCGTAGTGATTTATCTCTCTTCACTATTATTCGGGTAA
- a CDS encoding xanthine phosphoribosyltransferase — protein sequence MELLKNKIRQEGKVLSEEVLKVDSFLNHQIDPLLMQEIGKEFVSRFSDQHITKIITIESSGIAPATMAGMILGVPVVFARKRKSLTLTDHLYSAEVYSFTKKESNDISVSKDFISNEDTVLLIDDFLANGQAALGLIDIAKQAGATIAGVGIVIEKCFQPGGDLIRKEGVRLESLAELQSLQNGQVQFVGEETK from the coding sequence GTGGAGTTGCTAAAAAACAAGATTCGACAAGAAGGTAAAGTATTATCGGAAGAGGTACTAAAAGTGGATTCATTTTTAAATCATCAAATTGATCCATTATTGATGCAGGAGATCGGGAAAGAGTTTGTTAGCCGATTCAGCGATCAACACATTACGAAAATCATCACGATTGAATCTTCAGGTATTGCTCCAGCGACAATGGCAGGAATGATATTAGGCGTTCCAGTAGTGTTTGCCAGAAAACGTAAATCTCTTACATTGACAGATCATTTATACTCCGCAGAAGTGTATTCATTCACTAAGAAAGAATCAAATGATATTTCGGTTTCTAAAGATTTTATTTCAAATGAAGATACGGTATTGCTCATTGATGATTTCCTTGCGAATGGACAAGCTGCACTTGGACTTATAGATATCGCAAAACAAGCAGGCGCAACGATCGCAGGTGTTGGAATAGTGATTGAAAAATGCTTCCAGCCAGGCGGAGATCTAATTCGCAAAGAGGGCGTCCGTTTGGAATCGCTAGCTGAGCTTCAGTCGTTACAAAATGGTCAAGTCCAGTTTGTCGGGGAGGAAACGAAATAA
- a CDS encoding nucleobase:cation symporter-2 family protein gives MKTTLLGFQHLLAMYAGAVLVPLIVGNAIGLTPTQLTYLVSIDILMCGVATILQISRNKYFGVGLPVVLGCTFTAVGPMILIGNDYGISAIYGAVIASGVIIFFISRFFGSLVKFFPPIVTGSVVTIIGITLIPVAINNMGGGQGAEDFGSMTNILLSFGTLLFIILMFRFTSGFMQSIAILLGLVGGTIAAIFLGVVDFSNVHDASYVHMVMPFYLATPTFHLLPIAIMTLVAMVSLVESTGVYFALGDICEEEIDQKMLEKGYRAEGLASVIGGIFNAFPYTTFSQNVGLMQLSGVKSRRVILVTAIMLISLGFLPKIAALATIIPPAVLGGAMVAMFGMVVSQGIKMLSPVISKTQDNAMIVACSIGIGLGVSVVPDLFKELPESVQILTSNGIVLGSITAIFLNIIFNMIPSKKKQTAQHAADNKAKRLSVKEGPSSVLVSATADHK, from the coding sequence ATGAAAACTACACTGCTAGGCTTCCAGCATTTACTAGCTATGTATGCAGGCGCAGTATTGGTACCACTTATCGTGGGGAATGCCATTGGGTTAACGCCAACGCAGCTGACATATCTTGTGTCGATTGATATTTTAATGTGTGGTGTTGCGACGATCTTACAAATCTCTCGTAATAAATATTTCGGTGTTGGTTTACCTGTAGTTCTCGGATGTACATTCACCGCAGTCGGCCCTATGATATTGATCGGCAATGATTATGGAATTTCGGCTATTTACGGAGCGGTTATTGCTTCAGGCGTAATCATTTTCTTCATTAGCCGTTTCTTTGGAAGTCTTGTAAAATTCTTTCCGCCAATCGTTACCGGTTCTGTTGTAACCATTATTGGAATCACATTGATTCCTGTAGCGATCAACAATATGGGTGGCGGACAAGGTGCGGAAGATTTCGGTTCGATGACAAATATTTTACTTTCATTTGGAACGTTGCTATTCATTATTTTGATGTTCCGATTCACTTCAGGTTTTATGCAGTCTATCGCTATTTTGTTAGGATTAGTCGGTGGTACAATCGCAGCGATATTCCTGGGTGTAGTAGATTTTTCAAATGTGCATGATGCTTCTTATGTTCATATGGTCATGCCGTTTTATTTAGCAACACCTACGTTCCATTTATTGCCGATTGCGATTATGACTTTGGTGGCGATGGTGTCGCTCGTAGAATCTACGGGGGTATACTTTGCATTAGGGGATATTTGTGAGGAAGAAATCGATCAGAAAATGTTGGAAAAAGGGTATCGTGCAGAAGGGTTAGCTTCTGTCATTGGAGGTATTTTCAATGCGTTTCCTTACACGACATTTTCACAAAACGTTGGCTTGATGCAGTTGTCTGGTGTGAAGTCAAGACGGGTAATACTCGTTACAGCGATTATGCTAATTTCATTAGGTTTCTTGCCGAAAATAGCAGCTCTGGCAACGATTATCCCTCCAGCAGTACTTGGTGGCGCGATGGTTGCCATGTTCGGCATGGTGGTTTCACAAGGAATTAAAATGTTAAGCCCTGTAATTTCAAAAACTCAAGATAACGCAATGATCGTAGCATGTTCTATCGGTATTGGTCTTGGAGTTTCAGTTGTACCGGATCTATTTAAAGAGTTGCCGGAAAGTGTACAGATCTTAACAAGTAATGGTATTGTACTCGGAAGTATCACTGCCATTTTCTTGAATATCATTTTCAATATGATTCCGTCAAAAAAGAAGCAAACTGCTCAACATGCAGCTGATAACAAAGCTAAACGGCTTAGCGTCAAAGAAGGACCATCTTCTGTCTTGGTAAGTGCAACAGCTGACCATAAATAA
- a CDS encoding aldo/keto reductase, which produces MKKRTIGTSKLLVSELGLGCMSLPTELEAARSVLDEAVDHGINYFDTADLYDKGINEELVGKVLKEKRQDLIIATKAGNKWESGEDSWTWDPSKAHIMEAVKQSLQRLQLDYIDLYQLHGGTMEDDARETIEAFETLKKEGVIREYGISSIRPTVIERFLSNSNAVSVMMQYNLLDRRPEEYFSMIARKGASVVTRGTLAKGLLTNEGVERAKKLNGFVSYSPSELQQTVHSLSKETNDVHAYALAFALKEPAVASALIGSRTQQQLRESLNAYETQIDPQLLTLLINKTEQHQYAQHRV; this is translated from the coding sequence ATGAAAAAGCGTACAATAGGCACTAGCAAATTGTTAGTTTCCGAACTTGGATTGGGCTGCATGTCATTACCTACCGAACTGGAAGCGGCTCGTTCTGTACTTGACGAAGCAGTTGATCATGGCATCAACTATTTTGATACAGCCGACCTATATGATAAAGGAATAAATGAGGAACTCGTAGGAAAAGTACTGAAAGAAAAGCGTCAAGACTTGATCATCGCGACGAAAGCCGGTAATAAGTGGGAGTCAGGAGAAGATTCTTGGACATGGGACCCATCAAAAGCACATATCATGGAAGCTGTAAAACAAAGTTTACAACGTTTGCAACTGGATTATATCGATTTGTATCAACTTCACGGCGGTACAATGGAAGATGATGCGAGAGAAACGATTGAAGCTTTTGAAACATTAAAGAAAGAAGGTGTCATACGCGAATACGGTATATCAAGTATTCGTCCTACTGTTATCGAACGTTTCCTAAGTAATAGCAACGCGGTGTCCGTCATGATGCAGTATAACTTGCTTGATCGACGTCCAGAAGAATATTTTTCTATGATTGCAAGAAAAGGTGCATCTGTCGTCACAAGAGGTACATTGGCAAAAGGTTTGCTGACGAATGAAGGTGTGGAGCGTGCGAAGAAATTAAATGGCTTCGTATCGTATTCGCCTTCTGAGTTACAGCAGACAGTTCACTCACTATCTAAAGAAACGAACGACGTACATGCCTATGCTCTTGCGTTTGCACTTAAAGAACCTGCTGTAGCTTCGGCTTTGATTGGTTCGAGAACACAACAACAACTTCGTGAGTCATTGAATGCTTATGAAACGCAAATTGATCCACAACTACTTACACTCTTGATAAACAAAACAGAGCAACATCAGTATGCACAACATCGAGTGTAA
- a CDS encoding NUDIX domain-containing protein has protein sequence MKFEERTLSTEQIFTGKIISVQVDEVELPDGKLAKRELVKHPGAVAIIALTEDKKIVLVEQYRKPLERTMLEIPAGKIEHGEEPKLTAIRELEEETGYRAHTFEYLQTFSTSPGFADEIIHLYVAKELEKVEQPVVGDEDEFIDVLEVTVEEAEEFIANERIYDAKTVAAVWYVKNL, from the coding sequence ATGAAGTTTGAAGAAAGAACCCTCTCAACAGAACAGATATTTACAGGTAAAATCATTTCGGTCCAAGTAGACGAAGTAGAATTGCCTGATGGAAAACTAGCGAAAAGAGAATTAGTGAAACATCCAGGAGCTGTGGCGATTATCGCCTTGACTGAAGATAAAAAAATCGTATTAGTTGAACAGTACAGAAAGCCTTTGGAACGAACGATGCTAGAAATACCTGCAGGCAAGATCGAGCATGGCGAAGAACCTAAACTGACAGCAATTCGTGAACTGGAAGAAGAGACAGGGTATCGTGCACATACATTCGAATATTTGCAGACTTTCTCCACTTCACCAGGCTTCGCGGATGAAATCATTCACTTATATGTAGCAAAAGAGCTTGAAAAAGTGGAGCAGCCTGTTGTAGGAGATGAAGATGAATTCATTGATGTACTAGAGGTAACAGTTGAAGAGGCTGAGGAATTCATTGCGAATGAAAGGATTTATGATGCCAAGACGGTTGCTGCTGTCTGGTATGTAAAAAACCTATAA